The proteins below are encoded in one region of Pseudomonas entomophila L48:
- a CDS encoding ribonuclease E inhibitor RraB — MSSQNEDISSSVLRQMKAGGFDFTRIHPIEFYAVFPDEAGARRAAGAFRGESLNAQVSERDDGAWHLELSKVMYATHGGIGAFEQSFERAISPFGGEVEGWGVKQERPIA, encoded by the coding sequence ATGAGCAGCCAGAACGAAGACATCAGCAGCAGTGTGCTGCGCCAGATGAAAGCAGGCGGTTTCGATTTCACCCGCATCCACCCCATCGAGTTCTATGCCGTCTTCCCTGACGAGGCGGGCGCGCGCCGCGCCGCTGGGGCGTTTCGCGGCGAATCCCTGAATGCGCAGGTCAGCGAGCGGGACGACGGTGCCTGGCACTTGGAACTGAGCAAGGTCATGTACGCCACCCATGGCGGCATCGGGGCGTTCGAGCAGTCCTTCGAGCGGGCCATCTCGCCGTTCGGCGGCGAGGTTGAAGGCTGGGGTGTCAAGCAGGAGCGGCCGATCGCCTGA
- a CDS encoding PLDc N-terminal domain-containing protein — translation MGSTFNGLVGLIILALDIWAILNVIKSSAEVGIKVLWILLIVLLPVVGLIIWAIAGPRGNIRI, via the coding sequence ATGGGTTCGACCTTCAATGGCCTGGTTGGCCTGATCATCCTGGCTCTGGACATCTGGGCGATTCTCAATGTCATCAAGAGCAGCGCCGAAGTGGGGATAAAGGTGCTGTGGATCCTTTTGATCGTGCTGCTGCCGGTGGTGGGGCTGATCATCTGGGCGATCGCCGGGCCGCGGGGCAACATTCGGATATAG
- a CDS encoding LTA synthase family protein → MANTDALKQQGVRGSFSPTLKSHLAYTLLSGLVIMLMLSLVRLALLVYNSDMIGDTPYSTVAEGFFNGLRFDLRVVVYISIPLLLALLSPWLMARRGLFRFWLTIASSVVMFLGLMEMDFYREFHQRLNGLVFQYIQEDPKTVMSMLWYGFPVVRYLLAWLFGTWLLSLLFKGIDRLTRGAGDSAQVVGRRSVAPWYGRLAVFMVILLVAVIAARGTLRQGPPMRWGDAFTTDSNFVNQLGLNGTLTLIDAAKSRYGEDRANIWKPVLKQDEATQSVREQLLTAHDTLVDADEAAIRRDFVPPQDRTLPIKNVVVILMESFAGHSVGALGSPNNITPYFDKLAKEGLLFDRFFSNGTHTHQGMFATMACFPNLPGFEYLMQTPEGGHKLSGLPALLSARDYDDVYVYNGDFAWDNQSGFFGNQGMTTFIGRNDFVNPVFSDPTWGVSDQDMFDRGNEELAKHDGKKPIYALLQTLSNHTPYALPSNLPVEKVTGQGRLDEHLTAMRYSDWALGQFFEKARKEPYFKETLFVIVGDHGFGNHQQVTELDLGRFNVPLLLIAPGIQEKFGAVNHTVGTQVDIVPTIMGRLGGQARHQCWGRDLLNLPEGDEGVGMIKPSGSEQIVGLVQGDRILIESKDMSPRMYRYQLGREFKAELIESPDQPQMLKRLEAYIQTATKSLLDNTAGVVHGTPK, encoded by the coding sequence ATGGCTAACACGGACGCCTTGAAGCAACAGGGCGTGCGAGGCTCGTTCTCGCCAACCCTGAAATCCCACCTGGCCTACACGCTGCTCAGCGGTCTGGTGATCATGCTGATGCTCAGCCTGGTGCGCCTGGCGCTGCTGGTCTACAACAGCGACATGATCGGCGACACCCCTTACTCGACCGTCGCTGAAGGCTTCTTCAACGGCCTGCGGTTCGACCTGCGGGTGGTGGTGTACATCAGCATCCCGCTGCTGCTGGCCTTGCTCAGCCCCTGGCTGATGGCCCGGCGTGGGCTGTTCCGCTTCTGGCTGACCATCGCCTCGAGCGTGGTGATGTTCCTCGGCCTGATGGAGATGGACTTCTACCGCGAATTCCACCAGCGCCTCAACGGTCTGGTGTTCCAGTACATCCAGGAAGACCCCAAGACCGTCATGAGCATGCTCTGGTACGGCTTCCCGGTGGTCCGCTACCTGCTAGCGTGGCTGTTCGGCACTTGGCTGCTGAGCTTGCTGTTCAAGGGCATCGACCGGCTGACCCGTGGCGCCGGTGACAGCGCCCAGGTTGTTGGCCGCCGTTCGGTCGCACCGTGGTATGGCCGCCTGGCGGTGTTCATGGTAATCCTCCTGGTGGCCGTGATCGCCGCCCGCGGCACCCTGCGCCAGGGCCCGCCGATGCGCTGGGGCGATGCCTTCACCACTGACTCGAACTTCGTCAACCAGCTGGGCCTGAACGGCACGCTGACGCTGATCGACGCCGCCAAGAGCCGCTATGGCGAGGACCGCGCCAATATCTGGAAGCCGGTGCTCAAGCAGGACGAGGCCACCCAGAGCGTGCGTGAGCAACTGCTGACCGCCCACGACACCCTGGTCGATGCCGACGAGGCCGCCATCCGCCGCGACTTCGTGCCGCCGCAGGACCGCACCCTGCCGATCAAGAACGTCGTGGTGATCCTCATGGAGAGCTTTGCCGGCCACTCGGTGGGCGCCCTGGGCAGCCCGAACAACATCACCCCGTACTTCGACAAGCTGGCCAAGGAGGGGCTGCTGTTCGACCGCTTCTTCTCCAACGGCACCCACACCCACCAGGGCATGTTCGCCACCATGGCCTGCTTCCCCAACCTGCCGGGCTTCGAGTATCTGATGCAGACCCCGGAAGGCGGCCACAAGCTGTCCGGCCTGCCGGCCCTGCTCAGCGCCCGCGACTACGACGATGTCTACGTCTACAACGGCGACTTCGCCTGGGACAACCAGTCCGGGTTCTTCGGCAACCAGGGCATGACCACCTTCATCGGCCGCAACGACTTCGTCAACCCGGTGTTCTCCGACCCGACCTGGGGCGTGTCCGACCAGGACATGTTCGACCGCGGCAACGAAGAGCTGGCCAAGCATGACGGCAAGAAACCGATCTACGCCTTGCTGCAGACACTGTCCAACCACACGCCGTACGCGCTGCCGAGCAACCTGCCGGTCGAGAAGGTCACCGGCCAAGGGCGCCTGGACGAGCACCTGACTGCCATGCGTTACTCCGACTGGGCCCTGGGCCAGTTCTTCGAGAAGGCGCGTAAGGAGCCTTACTTCAAGGAAACCCTGTTCGTCATCGTCGGCGACCATGGCTTCGGCAACCATCAGCAAGTCACCGAGCTGGACCTGGGCCGCTTCAACGTACCGCTGCTGCTGATCGCCCCGGGCATCCAGGAGAAGTTCGGCGCGGTGAACCACACCGTGGGCACCCAGGTCGACATCGTGCCGACCATCATGGGCCGCCTGGGTGGCCAGGCCCGTCACCAGTGCTGGGGCCGCGACCTGCTCAACCTGCCTGAGGGCGACGAGGGCGTGGGCATGATCAAGCCGTCGGGCAGCGAGCAGATCGTCGGCCTGGTGCAGGGTGACCGCATCCTGATCGAGTCCAAGGACATGTCCCCGCGCATGTACCGTTACCAGTTGGGCCGCGAGTTCAAGGCCGAGCTGATCGAAAGCCCCGACCAGCCGCAGATGCTCAAGCGTCTGGAGGCGTATATCCAGACGGCAACCAAGAGCCTGCTGGACAACACCGCCGGCGTGGTGCACGGCACGCCGAAGTAA
- a CDS encoding ZIP family metal transporter, which produces MPPANTQLSMIGAWRQQVIDTPWLSAGLVLSLLAMLALLMASVWNAINGDHAANLHLALLGGLSGFGATALGAVLAVVLRDVSARSQDVMLGFAAGMMLAASSFSLILPGLDAAREITGNGPAAAFTVVLGMGLGVLLMLGLDRFTPHEHESTGPCGPEAERISRVWLFVLAITLHNLPEGMAIGVSFANGDLNIGLPLTSAIAIQDIPEGLAVALALRATGLSNFKAALVAIGSGLMEPLGAVIGLGISTGFALAYPISMGLAAGAMIFVVSHEVIPETHRNGHQTAATLGLMGGFAVMMFLDTALG; this is translated from the coding sequence ATGCCCCCAGCCAATACCCAACTCTCGATGATCGGCGCCTGGCGGCAACAGGTGATCGACACCCCCTGGCTCAGCGCCGGCCTGGTGCTGAGCCTGCTCGCCATGCTCGCCTTGCTGATGGCGAGCGTCTGGAACGCCATCAACGGCGATCACGCCGCCAACCTGCACCTGGCTTTGCTCGGTGGCCTGTCCGGCTTCGGCGCCACGGCCCTCGGCGCGGTGCTGGCAGTGGTCCTGCGTGATGTCAGCGCGCGCAGCCAGGATGTGATGCTGGGCTTCGCCGCCGGGATGATGCTCGCGGCCAGCTCGTTCTCGCTGATCCTGCCGGGCCTGGATGCCGCCCGGGAAATCACCGGCAATGGCCCGGCCGCGGCCTTTACCGTAGTGCTGGGGATGGGGCTGGGCGTGCTGTTGATGCTCGGGCTCGACCGTTTCACCCCGCACGAGCACGAGAGCACCGGGCCCTGCGGACCGGAAGCCGAACGGATCAGCCGGGTCTGGTTGTTCGTGCTGGCCATCACCCTGCACAACCTGCCTGAAGGCATGGCCATCGGCGTGAGTTTCGCCAACGGCGACCTGAACATCGGCCTGCCGTTGACCAGCGCCATTGCCATCCAGGACATTCCCGAAGGGCTGGCCGTGGCCCTGGCCCTGCGCGCCACGGGGCTGTCGAACTTCAAGGCGGCGCTGGTGGCGATCGGCTCCGGGCTGATGGAACCCCTGGGGGCGGTCATCGGCCTGGGGATTTCCACCGGCTTCGCCTTGGCCTACCCAATCAGCATGGGGCTGGCGGCAGGGGCGATGATCTTCGTGGTGTCCCACGAGGTAATCCCGGAAACCCACCGCAACGGGCACCAGACAGCGGCGACCCTGGGCTTGATGGGCGGGTTCGCGGTAATGATGTTCCTCGATACCGCGTTGGGGTAG
- a CDS encoding ankyrin repeat domain-containing protein yields the protein MSDQQPATPSAEAAAAFAEEVFELARRGDAQRLEQLLVRGLPVDLRTHKGDTLLMLASYHGHHEAVRVLLAHGADPLVANDNGQLPIAGAAFKGDLAMIRLLLEHGVPVDAAAADGRTALMLAAMFNRLEILEHLLAQGADPAHRDAAGTTALIAARTMGAVDTAARLEALSG from the coding sequence ATGTCCGACCAACAGCCCGCCACCCCGTCCGCCGAAGCGGCCGCAGCCTTTGCCGAGGAAGTCTTCGAACTCGCCCGTCGCGGTGATGCGCAGAGACTTGAACAACTGCTCGTCAGAGGCCTGCCTGTGGATCTGCGCACCCACAAAGGCGACACCTTGTTGATGCTGGCCAGCTACCACGGTCATCACGAAGCCGTGAGGGTGCTGCTGGCCCATGGCGCAGACCCGCTGGTCGCCAACGACAACGGCCAGTTGCCCATCGCCGGGGCGGCCTTCAAGGGTGACTTGGCAATGATCCGCTTGTTGCTGGAGCACGGCGTGCCCGTGGACGCCGCCGCTGCTGACGGGCGTACCGCATTGATGCTGGCGGCGATGTTCAATCGCCTGGAGATCCTCGAGCACCTGCTCGCCCAAGGGGCCGACCCGGCGCACCGCGACGCGGCGGGTACCACGGCACTGATCGCGGCGCGGACCATGGGCGCGGTAGACACTGCCGCGCGCCTCGAGGCGCTGTCCGGCTAA